The following DNA comes from Lutra lutra chromosome 14, mLutLut1.2, whole genome shotgun sequence.
caggcgtccctgccatGGTCATTTTCAACATCGGAAATCTACGACCAATGGACAGCCTAAACCTAAAAAGTTATTTACTAGGCTCTTTACGGGGTATTAAGAATTTGTAACATAAGTCTAGGAAGTTAATGTCCTAAAAATCTGGTACTTAGGTGTTGATCTAATTTGTAGCCACTAACAAAATTCTGTAAGGTACTTCACTTTTGCTATGAAAATGGCCCCGTGTGTTTGTATATACAGCCTGCTAGCACAGCCACTATGTGTATATCCAACGTGGGTTTGGAAAACTGTCTAGCGTGGCATGAGAAAGTCGTGTCAGGGTAGAAATACCCTCTATTTGGGGAGACTAgctgatgggggaagggagacgGGTCTATACAAACTCGGACAAttataaaattagttaaaaaCTGCTAACAGAGAACAAGAAATAGTTAAATGAGAAATCATTACAAAAAGGATTTATTAGACAAACACATCAATCGATTGAGTCTAAGGGTTTGGCCCGAAAGCCACTGGGTCTTTCAAAGCAGCAGAAGTTCAAAGTCACACCCTCGGAGCATTACTCTGCTACAATGTGTAGAAACCAGAAAGGTCAGGAATGACAGCATTCCATGCTAGCCCACAGACAGATAAGCCTTCCGCTGGAGTCTTCTGTGATACTGGTACCTGAGAGATGAAACGTTCCCCACACCTTGCAGGAATTCAGCTTCTTGTTACAGATCTTGACTCTGAGCACTTGAACTGCCTGTTCATGACACACGGGATGTTGCTTTTCGAAAACCAACGAACAGTTATTAAGGGAGTGTTTCTCAGCAGGTAACGTGAATAAAACATTCTCTACTACAGTAACTGCATTTTTAATCTCATCTGGCATCAACTGTCttttagaaagttaaaatgtGTTGTTCGGGGACATTCTTCTTTAACATAGAAGGAAACGAGTAATGAGCACATCATACGCAGTTCAAGGATACCCATTCTCAAATCTTGTGAGTATCCGGTGAGTatgaagttttcatttaatttggcAGAAGGGGGGATATTTTCTATCATTCCTGATAATAATAGAACTAGATATCTCAAAATTATTGTATCATGTGTTCATGACACCAAACTGGGTTTGCTTCATCAGAAGCAAATTTTGAGCATTAAATTTAATTGTTAATGGTATAGGCTTTCAAAAAAATAGCAAGCGGCATGGTATCTGTGTAGATATCAGCTGACCTCAAGTAACAAAGGTAAGAATGAAATAGACATGACCTGGTTGGGAACCTGGGGGTTTCTGAGATACAAATTCCAAACATACCACATAGAGAACTAAAGGCAGTATCCCAAACAAATCTGGCATGAAAATTTTACAGAATAATTAATTTTTCCAGGGACATAATCAAAGTAGTAGTTGGTACTAGGGGCCATACACTAAATTCCCACGGTTAAATCTATTACGGGAATGTTTTTGCTTCCAGAGCCCTCCTCTAGCCCAGCAACTACTTCCTTCACACCCTTGACGACCTTTTGCATGTTGTACCATCCTGGAGTCTCTCTGGAACAAGAATGGCTCTAGATGAAGCTCTAAAAATGTTGAGTTTGTGCCTTTAAAAAACAGTCCGGACTTATGACTGTCATGTGTCCTGGGGGAGCTGTCCTCTCCcagctctgttctctctttgGGAGCCTAGGAAATGCCAGGACAGAACAATGGGAGTATAGAATACTGCAAATCAGAACAGGAGGCCTCAGGCATAAACGTCAAGATTTTAGTTGAACCACTGGTCCCTTCACTACCATTTCTAAGCATGTGAGGCCATTGCCTATTGGTTAAAGCTGGTCCCAAAATCTGCCGGACCGCCGAACCACACCTGCGTCAGCCGAACCGCGCCTGCGTCAGCAGGTGAGTCTAGCCACAAAGCCGTTGCATTTCCTGGCAGAAACTTCTGGTCTTCTCCGAAAAGTAGGATACCTATTCTCTCAGGAACAgcctgtggagagtctgtttggAACACGAATTGTGCTCAAGTCCCAATCTTAAATGAAGATCTAAAAATGTGCagttttgtgcatttaaaaatagtcCATTTCCAGCGGCCGTGTGTGCTTGCGGACCCCGCTTGTTCAGTATTCGGGAGGAATCGCTGGGTTTGGGCCAATAATCAAGTACGAAAAGGGAAATGATGGGCTCTGAAAGGGGGAAGCCGCTTACCCTCTGAGCGAGCTGAGAGGTTCGAAGACTCCATCCTAAGTGTGAGCGACCCGCGGGCAGGAAGTTTTGGCTCCCTAGCATCCCCATCCCTGCAGCCGAGCTAGCCCTGCTCGGGACACCCAGACTCTCGGGGGAGCCCCGGAACGGAACTGAGCCTGACCGAAAGTGAAGAGCCAGTTCCAGAATCGGGAAGGCTGCGCACAGCCTTCGTCCCCGGACACTTTTACAGACCGCAGAACCTTGGCCCCCCTGTAGACCGCGTGGGTTCAGGGTATCTTCGCGGCGGGCAGGGGCGCGGCTGGAGCGGGCAGGcaacctctccctgccctctggtgGCGCCTCCCGACAGCTGGAATGCAAGGGGCGCGCGGACAGCCGCTCACCACGAGGGGGCGGTCCCCGCGCGTCGGCGCCTTGGGTGGCAGGGGGAACCGCACCGCCACGCCAATCATCCGTGAATCCCGACCAAGGGGTCCCCCGAGAAGCTCCGGGTTCATAGATGCGGAGCGTAGAAAGGGGTCAGGTAGGAGGGACCGAGGAAGGACGCAAAGGGGCCCCCAGCGGCTGCGGCCgttggagggaaggaggtggcgGCCGGAAAGAGGACGTTGGCCGCCGCGTAGGAGGGGAAAGTCTGGAAGGGCAGTGCGCCGGGGCCGGGGGGTCCCGGGCTgccccccgcgccgccgccgcccgctccAGCTGCCGTCCCGGGCGCCCCGGTTTGGGGCGCGCCGCTCCCGGTCTGTGCCGCACCGTCGGCGCCGGGGTTCTGCTTCTTCCACTTGGTCCTGCGATTCTGGAACCAGATTTTGACCTGCGTCTCAGTGAGGCTGAGAGACAGCGCGAGGTTCAGGCGCTCGCACACGGACAGGTAGCGCGTGGCCCGGAACTTGTTCTCCAAAGCCACCAGCTGCTCATAGGTGAAGGCGGTGCGCGCGCGCCTCGGTTTGGCACAGCGGGGCTCGGAGCGCCGGCGCCGGGGCCGCGGGGAGCCGGGCGAGCCCGGGGATCCCGCGAGCCCACGAGTGCCCCGCTCCCCCGCCGCCAACGCCGCCGCCCGGGACTCGGGGCAGAGCGCCGGGTCCGCCTGCAAGCGCGCTGCCCGCTCCTGCGGCCGCCGCTGGCCCGCGTCCTCGGcttcgtcctcctcctcctccgcctcctcgGCCTCCGAGCCCTCCAAGGGGGACGCAGTGCCCGCGCCGCGATCCGCAGCGTCTAGTGGAGAAGGGGAGGGTGACCAGAAGCCCGGAACGACCCAGCCCCTCCGGGTCGCCAgaccccctcctcctctgccccagagTCCCTAGCTCTGCCCCTCTCTGGCATCTCGCTCCCCCACATCATCCCACGATCACACATCCTCGCAAGCTCTTCCCAGGAGTTGGGGATTAGGGGTGCGGTGTCCTCTTGCCCTTTACTCATTTGCTATCTAGTTGACGtccaaaaaatgaattttgaatgaatgaatgacaacccgcattaagaaaatacaatgaCCATATTGGACAGTATTGGGCGGGTAGGATCACCGTACATTGAGACATCGAGATGTCAAGTGCGTTTAAGGCTCTGTATCCCCAGTTCCTAGAAGCCTATTTTGGTCTGGAACTCTTAgcaattaaaaaagaagttattaagccccctccctccccccctttaaAGTGAAATTCCCTCtttcccatcttctctctcctgccGTGTTAATAGAGTTTCAGATTTGTGCGGGACTGGATCGATAGATGTCATCTATTAAAGGTAAGTTTTAATCGAACAGTATTAGGATCAGACAGGGAAAGGGGGTTTGAAGTCGGTACCTGCAAGCTGCGGGCAGGAGATATGCAGGCGCCCGTAATAGAATATCGATCATcgctgtggggggaagggagggcggCCCCTCCGAGGGGCGATCCGAACAATTACCAGGCGGACTACCTGGGCCCAAGCACAGCCGCCAGAGGCGCCCCGAGCCCCCAGACAATCACTGCCAAATTTGGGAAGGAGAAGTGAGGGGCTGTGCCGCATCCCGCTTCTCTCGGATTTGCGCCCCTGACTCTGCGTCCCTCCAGGGAACCTCGTGCCCACGCTCCACCCGGCAAGGATCCTGCTGTCTTTTGTCCGTCCTTCCAGACACAAACTCTCCCAGACGCTGCCTCGGTGCCCGCCAGACTTAGGAGTAAGTGAAAACCTTTCGAGGAGAAAGGACCAAAGGCCTCCCATCAcccagcctcacccctgctccCGCCCCAGTCAGTGATTGGGtctggggagagagggcagagcgCGTGGGCCAGCGGAATCTCAGCAGGTGTCTAGATGGTTGGAAGTGGGCCCTAGGTGCCTAAACCTGACCTCGCACTCCCTTCCAGACAGGGACACATGAGTTAGCCTCAccttcctcatccataaaataggggCAATATTCATCATGTTGTCTACCTCGCGGGTTCCGAAGTTTTCCATGACTTTTATCTCTGGTCTAGGCCCTGGCACGTGGTGGGTGCATTATATGCCCGAGAAATGAATGAGTCTGGATAGCCGTTTAGCTTCCAGGGCGAGCAAAACAGAGCTGTGATGCTTAGTAGCTTGGCCGGTGAGCAGGGACGGGCTTTGGGAGGCAAATCCTTGACCGAGGATGCTGGGGGcctcttttctgcctcagtttagttccaacacagagaaaagacaacaCTTTGCACCTCGTCCTGTGAGTTTTCTCCCTTTGGTGAAGGCTCTCCTAACGGCCACTCACTCGGTCCCTGGTTGTCCATCCACCTCCCAACCTCCCTATCGCATCATCTGGGTTGGGGCTTTCCGGGACCCAGGGCCGCTACGCATCCTTACCAGGGGTCTCCCGCTGCCGAGCTGAGTCCCCTAGGCCGGCGTCCTTCCCCGCTTCGGCCTCTGCCAAACTTTTCTTGGCTTCCCGGGAAGCAGGGCGCTCGGCCGGGAGCGTAGCGCGGGTGAATTTCTGCGGATCCAGGATGTCCAGGACAGAGAAGGAGATCTTGTGGTGGGAGGGAGCCGCCTTGGCCCCGCCGTCCTGCCATGCCAGCATGCCCGCCGCCCGCGGGCCCCGCGGCGCGGGGTCCGGGATGGCAGCGCTCTAGCTTGCCTTCGGCTGTGGCTGGGCCGCAGCTCTCCAGCCAGTAGGAGGGTCCGGGCGGCCAAGTGGATCTGGGGAGGGGCACTCGGAGGCGGGGCTGGGAGAGAGCCGCGGGGGCGCTGCGCGGGGATTGGCACTTGTGCCGGCCAGACCCCCGCCACGTGCAGGGCGCGCTCGCAGCGGCCCCCAGACTGCCCGCACCGCGCTGGGGCAGCTCGCCTCGGCCCCCGGGGCGCCTGCGTGAGCCCGGTGCGCGCACCCGCCCGCCGGTACATCGCCGCCGGCTCAGCGCGCCTCTCCCCCAGGGACTCCCGATGTGCGCTAGCGAGGGATCGCGGGACCATTCCATCCTGGGGatcccctcccccccatataCACACTGACTTGGGCTTGCGTTTGTGACTTTTCTCTGGTGACTTTGAATTGGGGATATCATTGAGGCCAACAATGATTACTTGAAGGCAACGCTGTGCACATCTCCTGCCCCGCCAGGGAATCACAGTGATGGTCTCAGACCTCGTCACCTCAGACTTAAAAGCTCTAGTGTTCTCACGATTTACAGTTGACAAAGCCCCTTGGCTTGCGCGATCTCACTTGGTTCTCGGAGCATCCCTGTGTGGAAGGAGTGGCCTGGCAAGACTATCATCCCCATTTAAAGACAAGGAAATTGAGATTCCAAGATGAGAAGAGCATTGCCCAAGGTTACTGTTGACTGGTGACAGCGGCTGGATTGACACCGAGAGGTCTTCTTGTCCCGGACCACTACCCTTTCCAGGATATCCTGCCATGTCAGAAATGGACGAGGGAAATTCTGCCCCTGAGTCCGAGGCTTCCCTTCTGCCCGAGAATAGCAGGGTTTGGGGGGAGATGTTCGACCCCCCGCTAGGGTGTCCCGCCGCTTTGGGAGCCTTTGTGGGTTGCGGGTTCAGAGCCAGGTGAGATGAGCCCGGTGAGGGTGGCTGCTGCGCTCGAGGAGCCCCAAGCACAGCCCTGTGCCCTTCGGTCCTTCCTCACAGCCAAGGTTTCAATCATGTGCAACCGACGGGGTCTCTAGGTCCCAGGTTGGACTttttaccacccccccccccaatctacTTCTAgccccaagaagaaaaaaaaggttaaaagatGCTTGTCTGGTTTGAATTTAAGGTCAGGGAACAGAGATAATTGATCGGGCTCCCATCTGCCCCGCCAGGTCCCCTGGAATGATGAACATCAGTCCTTGGGGGAAGCTTCCACCAGCCAGACCCATCTTAACATTCCCTGTTCCTTTTGTCGCTTGGGGAGCAGTCTGTGAGCAGTAAGCAAATTCTGAGGCTTCTCAGACCCCTCTGCCCAGAACCACTTCTAACTCCGCTGTTCCTTTCTTCCCGGCCCCATGGGGCTTCCAAACAATGACTTGGCAATTAATATTGTCCAAGAAGGTAGCagtaggaagaggaggagaaagtcgCTCATTAAAgtgcgggggtgggtggggcgcTGTTAATCCCATCTGTTATTGAAGGGAAGACCCTCAGCGCCTGTTCCTTGTAGCTTTTCTCATTCAAACCTGTGGCCCCTCCTGGGGGCGGCCCCTGTATTCCCTGCGGACTTTAAAGCCCTGCCGAAATGCACACCCGCTCCGGTCTAAAGCTATGATGGATTGTGCTTTTACaggaaagcaggaagggaagTGCCCGGCCGGAGCCCCCTGGCCCACCTCCCCAGAGGGAATGCACACCctgtgaaaaccaaaaaaaaggtgGCTCTGGAACTACACAGAGGCACCCAGGAACTTGGATTGCAAATCACAGAACCTTCCAGAACATACGCCTAGGgtaatttgctttctgttttgagGACTTTTTCTTACCcagatctcctttttttttttttttaagtttccttttctttttccttccctccccatatTGAGCCCAGGTCCCTTTTACTTTTTGTCCCCACACACATTCCTATTTCTTCCACATATAGGTCTTCCAGGTAGAAATAGATCTCCCTAAGGCAGCTCCAGAAGGGATATTTGTGACCTCCCACCATGGGTCTTATCTGTTGTTAGCAACCTTGCAGCCATTTTCCTGGGAAGTTGGGCTAGCCTTCCAGAGGCACCCTGTACCCAAACCAGAGGGACAAGGAGGGCGGCCAAGAGCAGCCCCAATCTGGgtcattttcatttcacttcataAATTGCCTcgaaaaatttttgtttaaaagatagGAATTACCTTTCCTTTGAGGTCTACAGGTGTTAGACATAGAAaaggagcagcaaagggagaagcaacaAATCGGGGACAAAACCAAGAGTACAGAAAGGACACGTTTTTTAAGACTCAACCTTTAAGAacttcctttagttctttttaattgttcttgCCCATtattcccacccccccacacacaccatttCTGATACGCATGCTCAGTGCAACCCAGGTTACTGTGTGTGGCTTCTGGAAATAGATGACGCAGAAGAAACATCAGAGTGTCTCCCATCAACACTGAAGGGATGGAAAATGCTTCCTCTGATTCACCCCACTTAGAAGTCCCCCACCCAACAACTAGACAAAAATTACTCTATTTGGTGAGGGGAGGTAGGGTGGGAAGGGGGCTTAGGGAATCCTCTTTCTGGCCACCTGCTTTGTAAATAACCAGGAGCTAGGAGACCTCCCATAGGTACAGTTTGGCCTGTGTTCACTCACTAACATC
Coding sequences within:
- the NKX1-2 gene encoding NK1 transcription factor-related protein 2, giving the protein MLAWQDGGAKAAPSHHKISFSVLDILDPQKFTRATLPAERPASREAKKSLAEAEAGKDAGLGDSARQRETPDAADRGAGTASPLEGSEAEEAEEEEDEAEDAGQRRPQERAARLQADPALCPESRAAALAAGERGTRGLAGSPGSPGSPRPRRRRSEPRCAKPRRARTAFTYEQLVALENKFRATRYLSVCERLNLALSLSLTETQVKIWFQNRRTKWKKQNPGADGAAQTGSGAPQTGAPGTAAGAGGGGAGGSPGPPGPGALPFQTFPSYAAANVLFPAATSFPPTAAAAGGPFASFLGPSYLTPFYAPHL